From the genome of Acidobacteriota bacterium:
GACGTCGCGGCCGCCTCGCGCCGCGGCATCTACGTGTCGAACTGCCCCGGCAAGAACTCCATTGCCGTGGCCGAACTGGCCGTCGGGTTGATGCTCGCGCTCGATCGCCGCATCCCCGACAACGTCTCGGAGCTGCGCGCCGGCAGGTGGAACAAGAAGGAGTACTCGAAGGCGCAGGGCCTCGCCGGCCTCACCCTCGGGCTGCTCGGTCTGGGCAACATCGCGCAGGAGGTGGCGCGCCGCGCCGCGGCGCTGGGCATGCCGATTGTGGCGTGGAGCCGCCGCTTCGCCGGCGAGGACCGCGCGCTCACCGACGCCGAGGCGCGCGAGCTGGGCCTCGAGCACGAGCTGCGGACGGTGGGCATCCGCCTCGCGCCGACCCCGGTGGCCGTCGCGCGCCGGGCCGACGTCCTGAGCGTGCACCTCGCGCTCGCGCCCGACACCCGAGGCCTCGTGGGCCGCGACATCTTCGCCGCGCTGCGGCCCGGCGCGTACTTCATCAACACGGCGCGGGGCGAAGTGGTCGATCACGCGGCGCTCGTCGAGGCGGTCAAGACGAAGCAGATCCGGGCGGGTCTCGACGTCTTCCCGAACGAACCGGCCTCGGCGACCGGCGAGTACACCGACGAGATCCTGACGCTCCCCGGCGTCTACGGCACGCACCACATCGGCGCGTCGACCAACCAGGCGCAGGAAGCCATCGCCGCCGAAACCGTGCGCATCATCCGGTGCTACAAGGACACCGGCAAGGTGCCGAACGTCGTGAACCTGTGCCGCAAGACGCCGGCCACGCACATGCTCGTCGTGCGCCACCGGGATCGCCCGGGCGTCCTCGCGCACGTCTTCGACCGTCTGCGCGACGCCAACCTCAACGTCCAGGAAACCGAGAACATCGTGTTCGACGGCGCGCAGGCCGCCATCGCCCGCATCAACCTCGACGGCGCCCCGGCGGACGCGACGCTCGAGGCCATCAAGGCGGGCAACACCGACATCCTCGACCTGCAGCTCGTGGCCCTGTGAAGGAGTAGACCCATGTCAACGACGACTTCCGCGCGCGTGTTCAACTTCAGCGCCGGCCCCGCCGTGCTGCCGCTCGGCGTGCTCGAAGAAGCGCAGCGCGACCTCGTGTGCTACCCGGGCGCCGGCATGTCGGTGCTCGAGATGAGCCATCGCTCCAAGGCCTTCGAAGGCATCGTGCAGGAGGCCGAGGCGCTCGTTCGCGAGTTGGCCGGCGTGCCCGACGGCTACCACGTCCTGTTTCTCCAGGGCGGCGCGAGCCTGCAGTTCTCGATGGTCCCGATGAACCTGCTCGCCCCCGGCCAGACCGCCGACTACATCGTCACCGGCTCGTGGGGGCAGAAGGCCGTCAAGGAGGCGAAGAAGGCCGGCACGGTCCACATTGCGGCGTCGACCGAGGGATCGAACTTCAACCGGCTGCCCGCTCCCGGTGAGATGGCGCTCACGCCGGACGCCGGCTACGTGCACTTCACGTCGAACGAGACCATCCAGGGCGTCGAGTTCAAGGCCGAACCCGAGGTCGGCACGACGCCGCTCGTCTGCGACACCTCGTCGAACATGTTCAGCAAGCCGATCGACGTGGCGAAGTACGCGCTGATCTACGCGGGCGCCCAGAAGAACATGGGTCCGGCCGGCGCGACCGTCGTCATCGTGCGCGACGACATGGTGAAGCGCGCGCCCGACACGCTGCCGACGATGCTGAACTACGCGACGCACGTGAAGGACACGTCGCTCTACAACACGCCGCCGTGCTTTGCGATCTACATCCTCGGGCTCACCATGAAGTGGGTGAAGTCCCAGGGCGGGCTGGCGGCCATGGCGGCCCTCAACGAACGCAAGGCGGGCAAGCTGTACGCGGAGATCGACAGGACCGGCTACTACCGCGGCCATGCCGAGACGTCGTGCCGTTCGAACATGAACGTGACCTTCCGTCTGCCCAGCGAGGACCTCGAGAAGGAGTTCGCGAAGCAGGCCACGGCGGCCGGTCTCGACGGCCTCAAGGGGCACCGCTCGGTGGGCGGCCTGCGCGCGTCGATCTACAACGCGTTTCCCGAGGCCGGGGTGGACGCGCTCGTGGAGTTCATGCGCGAGTTCGAGCGGACGCACGGGTAGCGTGAGGCCTCGGCCGGGCAACGTCCGGAGGGCCGGGATCAGAAACGGACCGGAATCAGAGACGGACCGGGCGGCGCCGCCGGCGCCGCCGCGGCCGCATGTCGGGCACCCAGCGGCCGTGCGCTTCGGGCGCCGGGGCCGCGTCGGAGATCTTCTGCGTCCAGTACTCGACGAGATCGGGGCGGGAGCCGTGCAGGTCGAGCCAGGTGAGTGCCTCGGCGAACACGGGCCGCGACAGGAGGGAGGCCTGCGACCGCGGCGAGGCGTCCACGTCGAGGAGGCGGCGCTGGAGCCCCAGCACCTGACCCAGCCGCTCGACGTCGCGGCGCGGAAGCGGCAGGATCCCCAGCGACGAGACCGGCCCGCGCTCGTCGCCGTGACGCCGGCCCGCCCCGCGAGTGACCCGGCCGAGCGGGACCAGGAGCGAACCGAGCAGGATGGCGTTGGTCAGTGTCGGCGGCGGAGCGCCAAAGCGCAGGCGGTAGGCGTCGAGGCTGGTGAGCGCCCGCTCGAGCGAGGGCGTGAGGCTCCGTGGAATCTCGGGGGTGATCTCGGCGAGCAGCCCCGTCTTCCCGAGCGCCGCAAACGTCGCGGCCGACGCCCCCGATCGCAGGATCTTGTAGTACTCCTCCAGCAGGCGCGCCGGCGCCGCGTTGCCCATCTCGGACGCGTGCCGCTCGATCGCCTCGAGGATCGGCGCATCGATGTCGAGCTCGAGCCGCGTCCCGAGCACGATCGCCCGCAGCATCCGCACGGGGTCCTCGAGGAAACGGTCGTTCGGATCGCCGATCGACCGCAGGCGCCGCAGCCGCAGATCCTCGAGACCGCCGACGTAGTCGATAATCGAGAAGGTGGCGATGTCGTAGAAGAGGGCGTTCACTGTGAAGTCGCGGCGGAACGCGTCCTCCTCGGGCGTGCCGAACGTGTTGTCGCGATGCAGCAGGCGTTCGTGCGAGAAGACGTTGGTGCCGTCGTGGTCGTCGGCGTCGACGACGACGGGCGGCTCCGCCTCGGTGCCGGCCGGCACGCCGCGGCGGAACGTGGCCACCTCGATGATCTTCGGCCCGAACTTCACGTGCGCGAGCCTGAAGCGCCGGCCGATGATGTAGCAGTTGCGGAAGAGCCGCTTCACCTGGTAGGGATGCGCGCTCGTGCCGATGTCGAAATCCTTGGGGCGCCGTCCGAGCAGGAGATCGCGGACGCTGCCGCCGACGAGGTAGGCGGTGTATCCGGCGTTGTGCAGCCGATACAGCACCTTGAGCGCGTCAGGATCGACGTCACGCCGCGACAGCGTGTGCTCGGCCCGCGGCACGACGAGCGGCTCGGTCATCGGGTGAGGATTATATCAGACACTCGGACGAACTCGTCTCAGAAGCCTATTGTTTTCAATTAGTTATGGGATACACCTGCTGTCTCGTCCCGCTCTGGCGCCTCTCGCGGCTGCTTCCGCTCGTGCTGGCAGGCCTGCTGGCGGCCCCCGCACCGGGTGAAGCCCAGGCCCGGAAGGCGGCTGCTGCCGTCTCGCCGCTCGCCGCGGCGGCCGCCTCGCTCGTCGAGGCCCGCCGCCTCTACAACATGGGGCGCTACGACGAGGCCGTCGCCGCCGCGTCTCAGGCGAGAGAGGTGACCGCGTTCCGCCCCGCCGCGCTGCTCATCGAGGGTCGCGCCGAGCTGGAACGTTTCCGCCAGACCGGCGAGGCCGTCCAGCTCGTGCGGGGCCGCGAGGCGCTGCGCGCCATCGACGCGTCGAGCCTCGAACCTCGCGATCGCGCGGAGCTCGCCGTGGGTCTCGGTCTGGCCCTCTACCTGGCCGAGGCGTACCGGCCCGCGGCGCTCGTCTTCGAGAGCGCCCTCGAACAGGCGACGCTGCTCGGGCCCGGGGCGCGCGACCAGGTGCTCGACTGGTGGGGGTCGGCCATCGATCGCGACGCGCAGTCGCGGCCGGAACCCGATCGGCTCGCCGCCTACCGCCGACTCCGCGAGACGATGGCCGCCGAGCTCCGGCGCGACCCCGGCGCCGGGACGGCGTCGTACTGGGTGGCGGCCGCCGCGCGTGCGACCGGCGATCTCGATGGCGCCTACGAAGCGGCCATGGCCGGCTGGGTGCGGGCGCTCCTCACGCGCGACCGCGGGGCGTCGCTGCGTCCCGATCTCGATCAGCTCGTCATCCAGGGCATCATCCCCGAGCGCGCACGACGGCAGATGCAGGCCGACGAGACGCTCGAGCAGGCCATCGCCAGGCTCGCCGGCGAGTGGGAGCGCTTCAAGGAGCGCTGGACCGACGTGCAATAGGTCCTCGGGTTCGACCGCCGCGCTCAGGCCTTCGCTTCCTTCCAGTTGCGGCCGATCCCGACGTCCACGTCGAGCGGCACCGCCAGGCTCGCGGCCCCTTCCATTCCCTCGCGGACCATGGCGACGTACCGATCGGCCTCGTCCTCGGGCACCTCGAACAGCAACTCGTCGTGGACCGTGAGGATCATGCGGGCGCGGCGGGGTCCTGGCTCGCCGGCGAGCGCGCGGTCGAGCGTGATCATCGCGCGCTTGAGGATGTCGGCCGCGCTCCCCTGAATCGGCATGTTCACGGCGATGCGCTCGGCGGCGGCGCGCACCATGCCGTTGCGATTCGTGATGTCGGGCACCAGGCGCCTCCGCCCGAACATCGTCGCGACGACGCCCCTCGCGCGGGCCTCGGCGAGCGTCGTGTCGATGAACGCGCGCACGCCGGGGAATCCGGCGAAATACGCGTCGATGAACTCCTGCGCCGCCTGCTGGGTGACGCCGATGTCGCGGGCCAGCGTGAAGGCCGTCTTCCCGTAGAGCAGCGCGTAGTTGATGATCTTCGCGCGGCGGCGAAGCTCGTAGGGGTCGAGGCCGCTCTCGGCGCCGAAGACCCGCGCCGCGGTGCGATCGTGGATGTCCTCGCGGCGGCGGAACGCCTCGATGAGCGTCGCATCGCCCGAAAGGTGCGCGAGCACGCGCAGCTCGATCTGCGAGTAGTCCGCCGACACGAGCACGAAGCCCGCCTCGGCGACGAACGCGCGGCGGATCTCGCGCCCGAGCTCCGTCCTGATGGGGATGTTCTGCAGGTTGGGCTCGCTGCTGCTCAACCGGCCGGTGGCGGCGACCGCCTGGTTGAACGTGGTGTGCACGCGGCCCGTCGCAGGGTTCACGAGCGCCGGCAGCGCATCGACGTAGGTGCCCTTCAGCTTCTGCAGCGCGCGCCACTCGAGAATCTCTCGCGGCAGATCGTGCACGAGCGCCAGCTCTTCGAGCACCTCGACGGCGGTCGAGGCCGTGCGGGTCCTGCCGGTCTTCTTCGTGACGGGCAACGCCAGCTTCTCGAACAGCACTTCGGAGAGCTGCTTCGGCGAGTTGACGTTGAATTCCATCCCCGCCATCGCGTAGATGCGCGCGGTGCGTTCGGCGAGGTCGCGTTCGAGCAACGACGAGAGCGCCCCGAGCGCGGCGGCATCCACGCGGACGCCCGCGCGCTCGATGGCCACGAGCACCGGCACCAGCGGCAGCTCCATGTCGCGGTAGACAGCCGTCAGCTGCTGCGCGTCCACGTCGGCGGAGAGCCGCGCGGCGAGTTGTCCGGCCAGGTCGGCGCGCTCGCAGGCGAACTCCGCGGTCCTGGCCGCGTCCGAGGCCCGCCACGCGAGCGCCTTCGCGCCGCGGCCGCGGACGTCGTCTTCGCTCGACGCGCGGTAGACGAGGTGCTCGAGGGCGAGCGTTTCGATGGCATGGCCCGACTGCGTCGCGTCGAGCACGTAGCTGGCCAGGACGGCGTCGTCGGCGACACCGTCGAGCGTGATGCCCGCGTGGGCGAGCGCGACGGCCAGCGTCTTCATGTCGTGCCCCCGCTTGGCCATGGCGCGGTCCGCGAGGAGGCCCCCCACGATCTCGAGCACGTCGGCGCGGGCGAGCTGCTCGCCAGGGGCGGAGTCGGCCGGGCCCACGTCGTCGAACAGCGTTCCGCCGTGAGTCCCGGGCTCGTCGGCCGAGGGCACCGGGACGTAGCGGGCGTGCCCGCCCTCGAGCGACAGCGCGAAGCCGACGATGTCGGCCGAGAGCGGCGGGCCGTCGAATATGGCGTGCACGGCCACCGACCCGGCCGCGCGGACGTTGGCCGCGAACGCCTCGAGCGCGGCACGCGTCGTGATGGTGGCGTAGTCGCGCGTGGTCGTCGCCGCCGAGGGCGCGTACTCGGTGGTGAGCGTGCGGAAGCCGAGCTTCGTGAACAGCGCGAAGCACCGCTCGCGCGAGGCCCCCCGATAGCGCAGCGACTCGAGATCGACGTCGATGGGCACGTCCGTGCGGATGGTGACCATCTCGCGGCTGTGGCGCGCGGAGTCGGCGTGCGCCGTCAGGGCCTCGCGGTATTTCTTCTGCTCGAGCCCCGGCGCGGCGTCGAGCAGCGCGTCGAGCGAGCCGAACCGGGCGATGAGATCTTTGGCGCCCTTCTCGCCGATGCCGGGCACGCCTTTCACGTTGTCGATCGAGTCGCCCATGAGGGCGAGCACGTCCACCACCTGTGAAGGCGCGACGCCGAAGCGGGCGGCCACGCCCTCGGCGTCGAACCACGTGCCCTCGTCGCGCGGGTTGAAGACGCGGATGGCGCCGCCCACCAGCTGGAAGAAGTCCTTGTCCCCCGTCACGATGGCCACGTCGAAGCCCGCCGCGGCGGCCCGCGCCGCCAGCGTCCCGATCACATCGTCGGCCTCGAAGCCGGAGTAGGTCAGCACCGGCACGCCGAGCGCCTCGCACGCCTCGTGGACCAACGGCACCTGCTCGGCGAGATCGGGGGGCATCGGTCGCCGGT
Proteins encoded in this window:
- a CDS encoding hydroxyacid dehydrogenase — encoded protein: MKVLIADKFEQSGIDALVAAGCEVISQPDLKDDALVKALGDTGADVLVVRSTKVTEPMLDAGRLALIVRAGAGYNTIDVAAASRRGIYVSNCPGKNSIAVAELAVGLMLALDRRIPDNVSELRAGRWNKKEYSKAQGLAGLTLGLLGLGNIAQEVARRAAALGMPIVAWSRRFAGEDRALTDAEARELGLEHELRTVGIRLAPTPVAVARRADVLSVHLALAPDTRGLVGRDIFAALRPGAYFINTARGEVVDHAALVEAVKTKQIRAGLDVFPNEPASATGEYTDEILTLPGVYGTHHIGASTNQAQEAIAAETVRIIRCYKDTGKVPNVVNLCRKTPATHMLVVRHRDRPGVLAHVFDRLRDANLNVQETENIVFDGAQAAIARINLDGAPADATLEAIKAGNTDILDLQLVAL
- the serC gene encoding 3-phosphoserine/phosphohydroxythreonine transaminase, whose translation is MSTTTSARVFNFSAGPAVLPLGVLEEAQRDLVCYPGAGMSVLEMSHRSKAFEGIVQEAEALVRELAGVPDGYHVLFLQGGASLQFSMVPMNLLAPGQTADYIVTGSWGQKAVKEAKKAGTVHIAASTEGSNFNRLPAPGEMALTPDAGYVHFTSNETIQGVEFKAEPEVGTTPLVCDTSSNMFSKPIDVAKYALIYAGAQKNMGPAGATVVIVRDDMVKRAPDTLPTMLNYATHVKDTSLYNTPPCFAIYILGLTMKWVKSQGGLAAMAALNERKAGKLYAEIDRTGYYRGHAETSCRSNMNVTFRLPSEDLEKEFAKQATAAGLDGLKGHRSVGGLRASIYNAFPEAGVDALVEFMREFERTHG
- the polA gene encoding DNA polymerase I, producing MAPRARLFLVDGSSQMYRAYHAIRGLTGPDGHSTNAVYGFTTMLRKLVADHAPAYIAAAFDLQGPTFRSELAADYKANRRPMPPDLAEQVPLVHEACEALGVPVLTYSGFEADDVIGTLAARAAAAGFDVAIVTGDKDFFQLVGGAIRVFNPRDEGTWFDAEGVAARFGVAPSQVVDVLALMGDSIDNVKGVPGIGEKGAKDLIARFGSLDALLDAAPGLEQKKYREALTAHADSARHSREMVTIRTDVPIDVDLESLRYRGASRERCFALFTKLGFRTLTTEYAPSAATTTRDYATITTRAALEAFAANVRAAGSVAVHAIFDGPPLSADIVGFALSLEGGHARYVPVPSADEPGTHGGTLFDDVGPADSAPGEQLARADVLEIVGGLLADRAMAKRGHDMKTLAVALAHAGITLDGVADDAVLASYVLDATQSGHAIETLALEHLVYRASSEDDVRGRGAKALAWRASDAARTAEFACERADLAGQLAARLSADVDAQQLTAVYRDMELPLVPVLVAIERAGVRVDAAALGALSSLLERDLAERTARIYAMAGMEFNVNSPKQLSEVLFEKLALPVTKKTGRTRTASTAVEVLEELALVHDLPREILEWRALQKLKGTYVDALPALVNPATGRVHTTFNQAVAATGRLSSSEPNLQNIPIRTELGREIRRAFVAEAGFVLVSADYSQIELRVLAHLSGDATLIEAFRRREDIHDRTAARVFGAESGLDPYELRRRAKIINYALLYGKTAFTLARDIGVTQQAAQEFIDAYFAGFPGVRAFIDTTLAEARARGVVATMFGRRRLVPDITNRNGMVRAAAERIAVNMPIQGSAADILKRAMITLDRALAGEPGPRRARMILTVHDELLFEVPEDEADRYVAMVREGMEGAASLAVPLDVDVGIGRNWKEAKA
- the pcnB gene encoding polynucleotide adenylyltransferase PcnB; amino-acid sequence: MTEPLVVPRAEHTLSRRDVDPDALKVLYRLHNAGYTAYLVGGSVRDLLLGRRPKDFDIGTSAHPYQVKRLFRNCYIIGRRFRLAHVKFGPKIIEVATFRRGVPAGTEAEPPVVVDADDHDGTNVFSHERLLHRDNTFGTPEEDAFRRDFTVNALFYDIATFSIIDYVGGLEDLRLRRLRSIGDPNDRFLEDPVRMLRAIVLGTRLELDIDAPILEAIERHASEMGNAAPARLLEEYYKILRSGASAATFAALGKTGLLAEITPEIPRSLTPSLERALTSLDAYRLRFGAPPPTLTNAILLGSLLVPLGRVTRGAGRRHGDERGPVSSLGILPLPRRDVERLGQVLGLQRRLLDVDASPRSQASLLSRPVFAEALTWLDLHGSRPDLVEYWTQKISDAAPAPEAHGRWVPDMRPRRRRRRRPVRL